A single region of the Salmo salar chromosome ssa16, Ssal_v3.1, whole genome shotgun sequence genome encodes:
- the cssa16h21orf58 gene encoding uncharacterized protein C21orf58 homolog: MTDPMLDQMTRLKLRLLEKRLENERDNKDGRAESALSTRSFDGQADALHSVLRRKKDLLQRLREQHMLEDLSRPHTRGGTGRRYRPDLLPPPVPLPPTPAPIHIYQPALAPPAPQPPRIIQQMLPQQPTTFIQQLPQQQPLIQQIPPPQPYPAPRSGSIKEDMVELMLMQNAQMHQIIMHNMMLKAIPPTALSPPNSGQDVVVRSAVKPRGNAVHHHHYGPQAQMLPPIGYPMWPSMTSSLPEGQGGHHMPSVQHVTGPITLPPLNLY, encoded by the exons ATGACTGATCCCATGCTTGACCAGATGACCAGACTCAAACTCAGGCTGCTGGAGAAG AGACTGGAGAATGAGAGGGACAACAAGGACGGCAGAGCAGAATCTGCCCTATCCACCA GGAGTTTTGATGGACAGGCGGATGCGCTGCACAGCGTGCTCAGACGAAAAAAGGACCTGCTGCAAAGACTGAGG GAGCAGCACATGTTGGAGGACCTGAGCAGACCTCACACACGGGGTGGGACAGGGAGACGGTACCGCCCagacctcctccctcctcctgtccctctgccTCCTACTCCGGCCCCCATCCATATCTACCAGCCTGCCCTTGCACCCCCCGCGCCACAGCCCCCACGCATCATCCAGCAAATG TTGCCCCAGCAGCCTACTACCTTCATACAGCAGTTACCACAGCAACAGCCCCTCATACAACAGATACCCCCTCCTCAGCCTTACCCTGCACCACGGTCTGGGAGCATCAAagaag acatgGTGGAGCTGATGTTGATGCAGAATGCTCAGATGCATCAGATCATAatgcacaacatgatgctgaaaGCAATACCTCCCACGGCCCTGTCACCACCTAACTCAGGACAG GATGTTGTTGTGAGGTCAGCGGTCAAACCAAGAGGAAACGCCGTCCACCACCATCACTATGGCCCCCAGGCCCAAATGCTACCTCCCATTGGCTATCCCATGTGGCCCTCGATGACATCATCGCTACCTGAAGGGCAGGGCGGGCATCATATGCCGTCCGTGCAGCATGTGACCGGCCCCATCACGCTGCCCCCACTCAACTTGTATTAG